A stretch of the Harpia harpyja isolate bHarHar1 chromosome 5, bHarHar1 primary haplotype, whole genome shotgun sequence genome encodes the following:
- the LOC128142434 gene encoding feather keratin 1-like isoform X1, with translation MQRQHACCKMLSCAKAAPPPRALKDRHKSSPAPLSLTHFSRRLLLHGQQGPLHTTDMACYDFCRPCGPTPLANSCNEPCVRQCEDSRVVIQPSTVVVTLPGPILSSFPQNTAVGSSSSAAVGNILSSQGVPVSSGGFGFGGLGCFGGARGCYPC, from the exons atgcaaaggcagcatgcttgctgcaaaatgctgtcatGCGCAAAGGCTGCCCCACCCCCTCGGGCGCTCAAGGACCGGCATAAAagcagcccagcacctctctccctcacacacttctcccgacgccttctcctccacggtcaacaag GGCCCCTCCACACCACAGACATGGCCTGCTACGACTTCTGCCGCCCCTGCGGACCCACCCCGCTGgctaacagctgcaacgagccctgtgtcaggcagtgcgaGGACTCCCGCGTCGTCATCCAGCCTTCTACCGTGGTGGTCACCCTGccaggacccatcctcagctccttcccccagaacaccgccGTCGGATCCTCCTCATCAGCTGCCGTGGGCAACatcctcagctcccagggagtgcccgtctcctccggtggcttcggcttcggaggcctgggctgcttcgGCGGCGCAAGAGGCTGCTACCCCTGCTAA
- the LOC128141980 gene encoding feather keratin 1-like isoform X2 — protein sequence MACYDFCRPCGPTPLANSCNEPCVRQCEDSRVVIQPSTVVVTLPGPILSSFPQNTAVGSSSSAAVGNILSSQGVPVSSGGFGFGGLGCFGGARGCYPC from the coding sequence ATGGCCTGCTACGACTTCTGCCGCCCCTGCGGACCCACCCCGCTGgctaacagctgcaacgagccctgtgtcaggcagtgcgaGGACTCCCGCGTCGTCATCCAGCCTTCTACCGTGGTGGTCACCCTGccaggacccatcctcagctccttcccccagaacaccgccGTCGGATCCTCCTCATCGGCTGCCGTGGGCAACatcctcagctcccagggagtgcccgtctcctccggtggcttcggcttcggaggcctgggctgcttcgGCGGCGCAAGAGGCTGCTACCCCTGCTAA
- the LOC128142430 gene encoding feather keratin 1-like isoform X2, with amino-acid sequence MQRQHACCKMLSCAKAAPPPRALKDRHKSSPAPLSLTHFSRRLLLHGPLHTTDMACYDLCRPCGPTPLANSCNEPCVRQCEDSRVVIQPSTVVVTLPGPILSSFPQNTAVGSSSSAAVGNILSSQGVPVSSGGFGFGGLGCFGGARGCYPC; translated from the exons atgcaaaggcagcatgcttgctgcaaaatgctgtcatGCGCAAAGGCTGCCCCACCCCCTCGGGCGCTCAAGGACCGGCATAAAagcagcccagcacctctctccctcacacacttctcccgacgccttctcctccacg ggcccctccacaccacagacatggcctgctacgacctctgccgcccctgcggacccaccccgctggctaacagctgcaacgagccctgtgtcaggcagtgcgaGGACTCCCGCGTCGTCATCCAGCCTTCTACCGTGGTGGTCACCCTGccaggacccatcctcagctccttcccccagaacaccgccGTCGGATCCTCCTCATCGGCTGCCGTGGGCAACatcctcagctcccagggagtgcccgtctcctccggtggcttcggcttcggaggcctgggctgcttcgGCGGCGCAAGAGGCTGCTACCCCTGCTAA
- the LOC128142435 gene encoding feather keratin 1-like isoform X1: MQRQHACCKMLSCAKAAPPPRALKDRHKSSPAPLSLTHFSRRLLLHGQQGPLHTTDMACYDLCRPCGPTPLANSCNEPCVRQCEDSRVVIQPSTVVVTLPGPILSSFPQNTAVGSSSSAAVGNILSSQGVPVSSGGFGFGGLGCFGGARGCYPC; this comes from the exons atgcaaaggcagcatgcttgctgcaaaatgctgtcatGCGCAAAGGCTGCCCCACCCCCTCGGGCGCTCAAGGACCGGCATAAAagcagcccagcacctctctccctcacacacttctcccgacgccttctcctccacggtcaacaag ggcccctccacaccacagacatggcctgctacgacctctgccgcccctgcggacccaccccgctggctaacagctgcaacgagccctgtgtcaggcagtgcgaGGACTCCCGCGTCGTCATCCAGCCTTCTACCGTGGTGGTCACCCTGccaggacccatcctcagctccttcccccagaacaccgccGTCGGATCCTCCTCATCGGCTGCCGTGGGCAACatcctcagctcccagggagtgCCCGTCTCCTCCGGTGGCTTTggcttcggaggcctgggctgcttcgGCGGCGCAAGAGGCTGCTACCCCTGCTAA
- the LOC128142430 gene encoding feather keratin 1-like isoform X1 has translation MQRQHACCKMLSCAKAAPPPRALKDRHKSSPAPLSLTHFSRRLLLHGQQGPLHTTDMACYDLCRPCGPTPLANSCNEPCVRQCEDSRVVIQPSTVVVTLPGPILSSFPQNTAVGSSSSAAVGNILSSQGVPVSSGGFGFGGLGCFGGARGCYPC, from the exons atgcaaaggcagcatgcttgctgcaaaatgctgtcatGCGCAAAGGCTGCCCCACCCCCTCGGGCGCTCAAGGACCGGCATAAAagcagcccagcacctctctccctcacacacttctcccgacgccttctcctccacggtcaacaag ggcccctccacaccacagacatggcctgctacgacctctgccgcccctgcggacccaccccgctggctaacagctgcaacgagccctgtgtcaggcagtgcgaGGACTCCCGCGTCGTCATCCAGCCTTCTACCGTGGTGGTCACCCTGccaggacccatcctcagctccttcccccagaacaccgccGTCGGATCCTCCTCATCGGCTGCCGTGGGCAACatcctcagctcccagggagtgcccgtctcctccggtggcttcggcttcggaggcctgggctgcttcgGCGGCGCAAGAGGCTGCTACCCCTGCTAA
- the LOC128142437 gene encoding protein brambleberry-like: protein MEDITQRMGNVSSREAAGLRERHRVVLSDIHHAHEKDQDVYSQLESDLALLLAQLRRVEEVMEKLRQVNQSLGLMLVTMEDARSRLENHLQHLHAVIDPASWSPSAISTCILHGSYFVLLVALLVPMLPRAILLLFFLASSALGELLGIPALSALLALAVAGQWLVAAARCGAGGAWLVLPRKDPHHRLTSTPDREHEMELLQEEREGMEMSCLEEPSCLEQPPGMAGDTPCLAGWVSPVHGAWRTKLSSCGVMLEPALGTGRRWEPKPCNPSQSLASNLSLLSPRSPCQGLTKAGQRCRKKAIPGQDFCHVHSTG from the exons ATGGAGGACATCACCCAGCGGATGG GGAACGTGAGCAGCCGGGAGGCTGCGGGGCTCCGGGAAAGGCACCGGGTTGTCCTGTCTGACATCCACCACGCACATGAAAAAGATCAGGACGTCTATTCCCAACTAG AGAGCGACCTGGCCCTTCTCCTGGCCCAGCTGCGCCGGGTAGAGGAGGTGATGGAGAAGCTGCGGCAGGTCAACCAGAGCTTGGGGCTGATGCTGGTGACCATGGAGGATGCACGGAGCCGGCTGGAGAACCATCTGCAGCACCTCCACGCCGTCATCGACCCAGCCA GCTGGAGCCCAAGTGCCATCTCCACCTGCATCCTACACGGCTCCTACTTTGTGCTGCTGGTCGCACTACTGGTGCCCATGCTGCCCCgtgccatcctcctcctcttcttcctcgcCTCCAGCGCCCTCGGCGAGCTCCTCGGCATCCCGGCACTCTCCGCTCTCCTGGCCCTTGCTGTGGCag GGCAGTGGCTGGTGGCGGCTGCCCGCTGTGGTGCTGGGGGAGCCTGGCTGGTGCTTCCCCGCAAGGACCCCCATCACCGGCTCACCTCTACCCCGGATAG GGAGCATGAAATGGAGCTGTTGCAGGAGGAGCGGGAGGGGATGGAGATGAGCTGCCTGGAAG AGCCCTCGTGCCTGGAGCAGCCCCCAGGGATGGCAGGGGACACCCCTTGCTTAGCAGGGTGGGTGTCACCCGTCCACGGTGCCTGGAGGACAAAGCTGAGCTCGTGTGGG GTGATGCTGGAGCCGGCCCTGGGTACTGGGAGGCGCTGGGAGCCCAAACCCTGCAACCCGAGCCAGTCTCTGGCCAGCAACTT GTCCTTGCTGTCCCCACGGTCCCCATGCCAGGGGCTCACCAAGGCTGGGCAGCGATGCCGGAAGAAAGCCATCCCCGGGCAGGACTTCTGCCATGTCCACAGCACCGGTTGA
- the LOC128142486 gene encoding protein brambleberry-like — MLSRSCWALLFLCAAAGFFGWLGLGTPPEELGTPPELGIPPHIPFEMITGDERFQAEATSCELSPLDSCHCQVMVRLRSPCADLSEEEEEDAAKLGVDLVNCPASAEGLRTYPCMPDTVKCQDRAPQILFSPIPPQIQCHLPPPQIPNFAAAEPELHPAASTQPLILILG; from the exons atgttgTCCCGGAGTTGCTGggctttgctgtttctctgtgctgctgctgggttttttgggtggCTGGGCCTCGGCACCCCCCCAGAGGAGTTGGGGACTCCCCCGGAGCTGGGGATCCCCCCCCACATCCCCTTCGAGATGATCACGGGTGACGAGCGGTTCCAGGCTGAAGCCACGAGCTGCGAGCTGTCACCTCTGGACTCCTGCCACTGTCAG GTCATGGTGCGGCTCCGCTCGCCCTGTGCTGAcctgagtgaggaggaggaggaggacgcaGCCAAGCTGGGGGTGGACTTGGTCAACTGCCCGGCCAGCGCCGAGGGTCTCCGGACGTACCCCTGCATGCCAGACACGGTAAAGTGCCAGGACAGGGCACCCCAAATCCTATTTTCTCCAATTCCACCCCAAATCCAATGCCATTTGCcacccccccaaatcccaaacTTTGCAGCCGCAGAGCCCGAGCTGCACCCAGCCGCCTCTACTCAGCCCCTCATCCTCATTTTGGGGTAA
- the PYCR3 gene encoding pyrroline-5-carboxylate reductase 3, translated as MEAAELRVGFVGAGRMAGGLARGLLRAGKVPASSILASAPSDKNLDAWRESGCRTTHCNLEVLQESTLVFLATKPHVLPGVLQEIRPAVGSHHIVVSLVAGVTLQTLQRLLPAGTKVLRLMPNLPCVVQAGAMVFARGSGASDGEAALLKSLLSSCGLCEEVPESYINIHTGLSGSGVAYVYLFAEALAEGAVKMGMPGSLASRIAAQTLLGAAKMMLESGEHPAKLRGDVCTPGGTTIHALHQLEKGALRATVMNAVEAATNRARDMAKD; from the exons ATGGAGGCGGCGGAGCTGCGGGTGGGATTCGTGGGTGCCGGGCGGATGGCGGGCGGCCTGGCCCGGGGGCTGCTGCGGGCAG GGAAGGTAccagccagcagcatcctggccAGCGCTCCCTCGGACAAAAATCTGGATGCCTGGCGG GAGTCGGGCTGCCGGACCACGCACTGCAAcctggaggtgctgcaggagAGCACCCTGGTCTTCCTGGCCACCAAACCCCACGTCCTGCCGGGCGTCCTGCAGGAGATCCGTCCTGCTGTGGGATCCCACCACATCGTTGTCTCACTGGTGGCTGGCGTCACCCTCCAGACACTGCAGCGG CTTCTCCCTGCCGGGACCAAGGTGCTGCGGCTCATGCCCAACCTGCCGTGTGTGGTGCAGGCAGGGGCGATGGTCTTCGCCCGGGGCAGTGGTGCCAGTGATGGGGAAGCCGCCCTGCTGAAGAGCCTGCTGTCCTCCTGCGGGCTCTGCGAGGAGGTCCCCGAATCCTACATCAACATCCACACCGGCCTCAGCGGCAGCGGGGTCGCCTAC GTCTACCTGTTTGCCGAAGCTTTGGCCGAGGGAGCGGTGAAGATGGGCATGCCGGGCAGCTTAGCCAGCAGGATCGCGGCTCAGACGCTGCTG GGTGCAGCGAAGATGATGCTGGAGTCGGGGGAGCACCCAGCGAAGCTGCGAGGAGATGTCTGCACGCCTGGGGGTACCACCATCCACGCGCTGCACCAGCTGGAGAAGGGCGCGCTACGGGCCACCGTCATGAACGCCGTGGAGGCGGCCACCAACCGGGCTCGTGACATGGCCAAGGACTAG
- the LOC128142434 gene encoding feather keratin 1-like isoform X2, whose product MQRQHACCKMLSCAKAAPPPRALKDRHKSSPAPLSLTHFSRRLLLHGPLHTTDMACYDFCRPCGPTPLANSCNEPCVRQCEDSRVVIQPSTVVVTLPGPILSSFPQNTAVGSSSSAAVGNILSSQGVPVSSGGFGFGGLGCFGGARGCYPC is encoded by the exons atgcaaaggcagcatgcttgctgcaaaatgctgtcatGCGCAAAGGCTGCCCCACCCCCTCGGGCGCTCAAGGACCGGCATAAAagcagcccagcacctctctccctcacacacttctcccgacgccttctcctccacg GGCCCCTCCACACCACAGACATGGCCTGCTACGACTTCTGCCGCCCCTGCGGACCCACCCCGCTGgctaacagctgcaacgagccctgtgtcaggcagtgcgaGGACTCCCGCGTCGTCATCCAGCCTTCTACCGTGGTGGTCACCCTGccaggacccatcctcagctccttcccccagaacaccgccGTCGGATCCTCCTCATCAGCTGCCGTGGGCAACatcctcagctcccagggagtgcccgtctcctccggtggcttcggcttcggaggcctgggctgcttcgGCGGCGCAAGAGGCTGCTACCCCTGCTAA
- the GFUS gene encoding GDP-L-fucose synthase isoform X2 has translation MTEAAGLVPKRILVTGGTGLVGKAIEKVVADGEGRPDEEWIFVSSRDADLMNAAETKALFEQHKPTHVIHLAAMVGGLFKNIRYNLDFWRRNIHINDNVLHLAYETGVQKVVSCLSTCIFPDKTTYPIDETMIHNGPPHSSNFGYSYAKRMIDIQNRGYFEQHGCRFTAVIPTNVFGPHDNFNIEDGHVLPGLIHKVYLAKQTGSALTVWGTGKPRRQFIYSLDLARLFLWVLREYDEVEPIILSVGEEDEVSIREAAEAIVEAMDFRGELVFDTTKADGQFKKTASNAKLRRYLPSFQFTPFRQAVKETCTWFSTNYANARK, from the exons ATGACGGAGGCGGCGGGGCTGGTGCCCAAGCGCATCCTGGTGACGGGTGGCACTGGCTTGGTGGGGAAAGCCATCGAGAAGGTGGTGGCTGATGGAGAGGGGCGGCCGGATGAGGAGTGGATCTTCGTGTCCTCCAGAGACGCCGACTTGAT GAATGCCGCGGAGACCAAAGCCCTGTTCGAGCAGCACAAGCCCACCCACGTCATCCATCTGGCTGCCATGGTTGGGGGCCTCTTCAAAAACATCCGCTACAACCTGGATTTTTGG AGGAGAAACATCCATATCAACGACAACGTCCTACACTTGGCCTACGAGACGGGAGTGCAGAAGGTGGTCTCCTGCCTCTCCACCTGCATCTTCCCAGACAAGACGACGTACCCCATCGACGAGACTATG ATTCACAACGGGCCACCTCACAGCTCCAATTTTGGCTACTCCTACGCCAAGAGGATGATCGACATCCAGAATAG GGGCTACTTCGAGCAGCACGGCTGCCGCTTCACCGCTGTCATCCCCACCAATGTCTTCGGGCCACACGACAACTTCAACATCGAGGATGGCCACGTCTTGCCAGGACTCATCCACAAGGTCTACCTGGCCAAAC AGACTGGCTCTGCTCTGACCGTCTGGGGCACAGGCAAGCCCAGGAGACAGTTCATCTACTCCCTG GACCTGGCCCGGCTCTTCCTTTGGGTCCTGCGGGAATATGATGAGGTGGAGCCCATCATTTTGTCAG TGGGAGAAGAAGATGAAGTCTCCATCAGAGAGGCAGCAGAGGCAATTGTGGAAGCCATGGATTTCAGGGGAGAGCTTGTT TTTGACACCACCAAAGCAGATGGGCAGTTCAAGAAGACGGCCAGCAACGCCAAGCTACGGCGCTACCTGCCCAGCTTCCAGTTCACACCCTTCAGGCaag ccgTGAAGGAGACCTGCACCTGGTTCAGCACCAACTATGCCAACGCCAGGAAGTGA
- the GFUS gene encoding GDP-L-fucose synthase isoform X1, translated as MTEAAGLVPKRILVTGGTGLVGKAIEKVVADGEGRPDEEWIFVSSRDADLMNAAETKALFEQHKPTHVIHLAAMVGGLFKNIRYNLDFWRRNIHINDNVLHLAYETGVQKVVSCLSTCIFPDKTTYPIDETMIHNGPPHSSNFGYSYAKRMIDIQNRGYFEQHGCRFTAVIPTNVFGPHDNFNIEDGHVLPGLIHKVYLAKQTGSALTVWGTGKPRRQFIYSLGWVPLRWEGWGTAATPQEPSAPPQDLARLFLWVLREYDEVEPIILSVGEEDEVSIREAAEAIVEAMDFRGELVFDTTKADGQFKKTASNAKLRRYLPSFQFTPFRQAVKETCTWFSTNYANARK; from the exons ATGACGGAGGCGGCGGGGCTGGTGCCCAAGCGCATCCTGGTGACGGGTGGCACTGGCTTGGTGGGGAAAGCCATCGAGAAGGTGGTGGCTGATGGAGAGGGGCGGCCGGATGAGGAGTGGATCTTCGTGTCCTCCAGAGACGCCGACTTGAT GAATGCCGCGGAGACCAAAGCCCTGTTCGAGCAGCACAAGCCCACCCACGTCATCCATCTGGCTGCCATGGTTGGGGGCCTCTTCAAAAACATCCGCTACAACCTGGATTTTTGG AGGAGAAACATCCATATCAACGACAACGTCCTACACTTGGCCTACGAGACGGGAGTGCAGAAGGTGGTCTCCTGCCTCTCCACCTGCATCTTCCCAGACAAGACGACGTACCCCATCGACGAGACTATG ATTCACAACGGGCCACCTCACAGCTCCAATTTTGGCTACTCCTACGCCAAGAGGATGATCGACATCCAGAATAG GGGCTACTTCGAGCAGCACGGCTGCCGCTTCACCGCTGTCATCCCCACCAATGTCTTCGGGCCACACGACAACTTCAACATCGAGGATGGCCACGTCTTGCCAGGACTCATCCACAAGGTCTACCTGGCCAAAC AGACTGGCTCTGCTCTGACCGTCTGGGGCACAGGCAAGCCCAGGAGACAGTTCATCTACTCCCTG GGTTGGGTCCCCTTGCGATGGGAgggctgggggacagcagccacCCCCCAAGAGCCATCTGCCCCTCCGCAGGACCTGGCCCGGCTCTTCCTTTGGGTCCTGCGGGAATATGATGAGGTGGAGCCCATCATTTTGTCAG TGGGAGAAGAAGATGAAGTCTCCATCAGAGAGGCAGCAGAGGCAATTGTGGAAGCCATGGATTTCAGGGGAGAGCTTGTT TTTGACACCACCAAAGCAGATGGGCAGTTCAAGAAGACGGCCAGCAACGCCAAGCTACGGCGCTACCTGCCCAGCTTCCAGTTCACACCCTTCAGGCaag ccgTGAAGGAGACCTGCACCTGGTTCAGCACCAACTATGCCAACGCCAGGAAGTGA
- the LOC128142435 gene encoding feather keratin 1-like isoform X2: MACYDLCRPCGPTPLANSCNEPCVRQCEDSRVVIQPSTVVVTLPGPILSSFPQNTAVGSSSSAAVGNILSSQGVPVSSGGFGFGGLGCFGGARGCYPC, from the coding sequence atggcctgctacgacctctgccgcccctgcggacccaccccgctggctaacagctgcaacgagccctgtgtcaggcagtgcgaGGACTCCCGCGTCGTCATCCAGCCTTCTACCGTGGTGGTCACCCTGccaggacccatcctcagctccttcccccagaacaccgccGTCGGATCCTCCTCATCGGCTGCCGTGGGCAACatcctcagctcccagggagtgCCCGTCTCCTCCGGTGGCTTTggcttcggaggcctgggctgcttcgGCGGCGCAAGAGGCTGCTACCCCTGCTAA
- the LOC128141980 gene encoding feather keratin 1-like isoform X1, which yields MQRQHACCKMLSCAKAAPPPRALKDRHKSSPAPLSLTHFSRRLLLHGQQGPLHTTDMACYDFCRPCGPTPLANSCNEPCVRQCEDSRVVIQPSTVVVTLPGPILSSFPQNTAVGSSSSAAVGNILSSQGVPVSSGGFGFGGLGCFGGARGCYPC from the exons atgcaaaggcagcatgcttgctgcaaaatgctgtcatGCGCAAAGGCTGCCCCACCCCCTCGGGCGCTCAAGGACCGGCATAAAagcagcccagcacctctctctctcacacacttctcccgacgccttctcctccacggtcaacaag GGCCCCTCCACACCACAGACATGGCCTGCTACGACTTCTGCCGCCCCTGCGGACCCACCCCGCTGgctaacagctgcaacgagccctgtgtcaggcagtgcgaGGACTCCCGCGTCGTCATCCAGCCTTCTACCGTGGTGGTCACCCTGccaggacccatcctcagctccttcccccagaacaccgccGTCGGATCCTCCTCATCGGCTGCCGTGGGCAACatcctcagctcccagggagtgcccgtctcctccggtggcttcggcttcggaggcctgggctgcttcgGCGGCGCAAGAGGCTGCTACCCCTGCTAA